The Bradyrhizobium sp. WSM471 genome includes the window AGCAGCGCATCCTGTGCAGTTGCACAGGTGCTTATGAAGTGTCGTCGCTTATCTTCGAAATTTAGATTCGGCTAACAGCACGGCGGCTTGACGAAGCGAGCGAACGCCGAGCTTCGCTCGAGCGTTATCCAAGTGAAAGCCAGCGGTTCGCTCCGAGATGCCGAGAATAATCCCGATGTCCCCCGCAGATTTGCCGCGAGAAGACCATTCGAGACATTCGAACTCGCGAGGAGACAAGACAACCCCACCCACAACGCGATCGGACGTCCAGAAACGTCTCGCATTTGCATGGAAAAAAATCGCGATTAGTCGCAGGTTCTGGGCGTGCTTGACTATCGAGCGTTCGAAAGCAGTTCGACGCGCATCAGTCGCAAAGGTCAGCGCGGCAGTTGCGCCCTTGTTATCGTGGATTGGAAAGGTGATCCCACACCGAATGCCGAATTCGGCAGCTTCTTCGAACAGCTCACGCTCAGATTCCGGTCGATTTCGCGCTTCGAAATTAAGCCCCCAGCGGAAGGGGTCAGACTGGCGGATCGCCCGACGTACTACCGGATCGATGGATTCGTAGCCGCGCTTCAAATAAAGGGCGGTCCAAGAGGATGGATATGTCGATATTAGGTTGGGGTTGCTCCCTCGTCTTTGAGGAAGAGCAAGATAGGCGAAGCAAGACAAGTTCAGCGCAGCGGTGACATCAGCCATGCTCTGCTGAGCTGCATCTGGGTGTCTGCTTTCTGTTAATCGCTCAGCAAAAATTTGAAAAACCCGATCCATCGTTGATGAACCCGCGGGCCTCCCTCGTAAGCGCTACTCGTATTGCCGAATTGAGCATCCCTGCGAATGGGGCAAAACAACGAACAAGTCGACCGATTGCCGCTAGATCAAACTCACTACAATTGCTGGTGTTAAGGCCGCATCGGTCAGCGGACCTCATGATCACTCAGTTGTATCATCCCCGCAACTCGGGTCCCGCTTCTCCTGTTCTAAATCCTGCAAGCAGGCGGCGAAGATCGCCGGATTAATGCGCCATTTGGCTCTCCGCGGTGCAGGTTTGTACCGCATTTCCGATTACAAGGAGCCGCGCACCACGGAGATTGCAATGAAGGTCGGCGTTCCCAAGGAAATAAAAACACACGAATACCGCGTGGGGCTGACGCCCGGGGCCGTTCGCGACTACGTGGCCGCTGGCCACAGCGTCTTGGTCGAGACGAATGCCGGTGCGGGCATTGGCGCTACAGATGATGCCTATCGCAAAGCTGGCGCTAACATCGCGGCATCTGCTCGCGAGGTGTTCGCGTCGAGCGAAATGGTAGTGAAGGTCAAGGAACCACAACCGTCCGAATGGACAGAATTGCGCGAAAACCAGATCCTCTTCACTTACCTCCATCTAGCTCCAGATCCGGAGCAGGCCAAAGGGCTCATCAAATCGGGCTGCACCGCAATTGCTTATGAAACAGTCACTGACGCGCAGGGTGGGCTTCCGTTGCTTGCTCCGATGAGTGAGGTTGCGGGGAGGCTGGCGATCGAGGCAGCGGGTGCGGCGCTGAAGCGGTCCGCTGGCGGACGAGGATTGCTGATTGGCGGCGTGCCCGGGGTGCAACCCGCGCGCATCGTGGTGATCGGAGGGGGAGTTGTCGGCACTCACGCGGCCCGGATGGCAGTGGGGCTCGGAGCTGAGGTTACTATCCTGGACCGTTCGATTCCTCGGCTTCGCGAACTCGACGAGGTGTTCAACGGGCGAGTTCGTACCAGATTCTCAACTATAGAATCTCTTGAACAGGAGGTATTTGCGGCAGACGTCGTCATCGGTGCCGTTCTCGTTCCGGGCGCGAGCGCGCCGAAGCTTGTAAGCCGGAACATGTTGAGCTCGATGCGCAAAGGTTCCGTAATGGTTGATGTGGCTATCGATCAGGGCGGCTGCTTCGAGACATCGCGCCCGACGACGCACGCCGATCCAACCTATGAGGTGGATGGCGTGATTCACTACTGCGTCGCAAACATGCCGGGAGCTGTTCCACTCACCTCAAGCCAAGCGCTGAACAATGCGACGCTGCCTTTTGGCCTGGCTCTCGCCAACCGGGGATTCTCAGCCGTGCTCGAAAGTCCGCACCTGCGCTCAGGGCTCAATGTTTATCGTGGGCGGCTCACTTACAGGGCCGTGGCAGAGAGCCTCGGTTTGCCCTTCTCACCGATCGATCAGGCCGCAGCCTGATCCCAGAGGTCCCTCCTTGGGACATTTCCTCCCTGACTTGATGGGGTCACTCTTCGGGGTGGCCCCATTCTTTCTGTTCGATGCGTCCGCAAGGCGGCTGGCCTCAAACGGGCCGTGGTCGCCGCTCGGTCGGACCCATTTTTGCGCAGTCTAGAGGGTAGGATGTGCTGGGAGAGGTGTCGCTCCTGCCACGCTCTTGGCTGACTTCCGCATCGCCGCGGTCCTCAGTGGCGAAAGCGAGAACTGGCTGAAATTCAAAGCATGGAGCGAGGCGCTTTGCTGCAAGCGCAATTATTCCCTCTGTGGCTCTAAACGCCCGCTACCTCGACAGCCTCCCGGGGAGGACATGGTTTACATCTCTGTCCGGAGTGTCTTCCTTCCAGCGAACAGATCCGAATGGGCGATCCAGCATGCGTCGGACGCGCACCGGTTCGGGACCCATGTGGAAAGCCAAAGCTTTCTCGTCCAGCGCGCGTTCCGACTGAGTCGCGCGGTTACGCTGGCGCAAATAGTCAAACCAGGTTGGGCACTGATAGCGCTCAGTCCACGATTCGGGATCAGCGATGTCGCGAGCAATCGACCAGCCGTACGCACCGTTCCGCTTGCGAAACAGCTGAATGTCCTGCATCAGGATGTGGAATGCGCGCGCATTCTCCTGCGCGATCCGATACTCGATCTCCACAACAAGCGGGCCACTGCGGCCAGTCAGCGCCAGCCGCACCTGAGGATCGTCAAGCATCTCGGCCTCTTCGCTCCGAGCGCTGATACGCGGCATAGGTAGCCAAAGCCCCAAGAGCGGAGAAGCGAACATCAGGCCAGCCGAGATCAAAAGCGTAGTATCAACTCCGACGACATCCGTCAGATGGCCCCAGCCCCAGCTACCGAGGGCAACCCCGCCCGAACTCGCTGCCTGGTACGCCGCGAGCGACCGCCCTGCGACCCATCGTGGG containing:
- a CDS encoding LuxR family transcriptional regulator; translation: MDRVFQIFAERLTESRHPDAAQQSMADVTAALNLSCFAYLALPQRRGSNPNLISTYPSSWTALYLKRGYESIDPVVRRAIRQSDPFRWGLNFEARNRPESERELFEEAAEFGIRCGITFPIHDNKGATAALTFATDARRTAFERSIVKHAQNLRLIAIFFHANARRFWTSDRVVGGVVLSPREFECLEWSSRGKSAGDIGIILGISERTAGFHLDNARAKLGVRSLRQAAVLLAESKFRR
- the ald gene encoding alanine dehydrogenase, with translation MKVGVPKEIKTHEYRVGLTPGAVRDYVAAGHSVLVETNAGAGIGATDDAYRKAGANIAASAREVFASSEMVVKVKEPQPSEWTELRENQILFTYLHLAPDPEQAKGLIKSGCTAIAYETVTDAQGGLPLLAPMSEVAGRLAIEAAGAALKRSAGGRGLLIGGVPGVQPARIVVIGGGVVGTHAARMAVGLGAEVTILDRSIPRLRELDEVFNGRVRTRFSTIESLEQEVFAADVVIGAVLVPGASAPKLVSRNMLSSMRKGSVMVDVAIDQGGCFETSRPTTHADPTYEVDGVIHYCVANMPGAVPLTSSQALNNATLPFGLALANRGFSAVLESPHLRSGLNVYRGRLTYRAVAESLGLPFSPIDQAAA